In Streptomyces sp. DG2A-72, one genomic interval encodes:
- the ccrA gene encoding crotonyl-CoA carboxylase/reductase: protein MTVKDILEAIQSPDSTPADFAALPLPESYRAITVHKDETEMFAGLTTRDKDPRKSIHLDDVPVPELGPGEALVAVMASSVNYNSVWTSIFEPLSTFGFLERYGKLSELTKRHDLPYHIIGSDLAGVVLRTGPGVNAWQPGDEVVAHCLSVELESSDGHNDTMLDPEQRIWGFETNFGGLAEIALVKSNQLMPKPDHLSWEEAAAPGLVNSTAYRQLVSRNGAGMKQGDNVLIWGASGGLGSYATQFALAGGANPICVVSSEQKADICRAMGAEAIIDRTAEGYKFWKDEHNQDPREWKRFGKRIRELTGGEDVDIVFEHPGRETFGASVYVTRKGGTIVTCASTSGYNHEYDNRYLWMSLKRIIGSHFANYREAWEANRLIAKGKIHPTLSKVYSLEETGQAAYDVHRNLHQGKVGVLCLAPEEGLGVRDHEKRAQHVDAINRFRNI from the coding sequence GTGACCGTGAAGGACATCCTGGAAGCGATCCAGTCGCCGGACTCGACTCCGGCCGACTTCGCCGCTCTGCCGCTCCCCGAGTCGTACCGCGCGATCACCGTGCACAAGGACGAGACGGAGATGTTCGCCGGGCTCACCACCCGCGACAAGGACCCCCGCAAGTCGATCCACCTGGACGACGTTCCGGTGCCGGAGCTCGGCCCGGGTGAGGCCCTGGTGGCCGTGATGGCCTCCTCGGTCAACTACAACTCGGTGTGGACCTCGATCTTCGAGCCGCTGTCGACCTTCGGTTTCCTGGAGCGCTACGGCAAGCTCTCCGAGCTCACCAAGCGCCATGACCTGCCGTACCACATCATCGGCTCCGACCTCGCGGGCGTCGTCCTGCGCACCGGCCCGGGCGTCAACGCCTGGCAGCCCGGTGACGAGGTCGTCGCGCACTGTCTGTCGGTCGAGCTGGAGTCCTCCGACGGCCACAACGACACCATGCTCGACCCCGAGCAGCGCATCTGGGGCTTCGAGACCAACTTCGGCGGCCTCGCCGAGATCGCGCTGGTCAAGTCCAACCAGCTGATGCCCAAGCCGGACCACCTCAGCTGGGAGGAGGCCGCCGCTCCGGGTCTGGTGAACTCGACCGCCTACCGGCAGTTGGTCTCCCGCAACGGGGCCGGCATGAAGCAGGGCGACAACGTCCTGATCTGGGGCGCGAGCGGCGGACTCGGCAGTTACGCCACGCAGTTCGCGCTCGCGGGCGGCGCCAACCCGATCTGTGTCGTCTCCAGCGAGCAGAAGGCCGACATCTGCCGTGCCATGGGCGCCGAGGCGATCATCGACCGCACCGCCGAGGGCTACAAGTTCTGGAAGGACGAGCACAACCAGGATCCGCGCGAGTGGAAGCGGTTCGGCAAGCGCATCCGGGAACTCACCGGCGGCGAGGACGTCGACATCGTCTTCGAGCACCCGGGCCGGGAGACCTTCGGCGCCTCGGTCTACGTCACCCGCAAGGGCGGCACGATCGTCACCTGCGCCTCCACCTCGGGCTACAACCACGAGTACGACAACCGCTACCTGTGGATGTCCCTGAAGCGGATCATCGGCTCGCACTTCGCCAACTACCGCGAGGCCTGGGAGGCCAACCGGCTCATCGCGAAGGGCAAGATCCACCCGACGCTGTCGAAGGTCTACTCCCTGGAGGAGACCGGGCAGGCCGCCTACGACGTGCACCGCAACCTCCACCAGGGCAAGGTCGGCGTCCTGTGCCTGGCGCCCGAGGAGGGCCTGGGCGTGCGGGACCACGAGAAGCGCGCCCAGCACGTCGACGCCATCAACCGCTTCCGCAACATCTGA
- a CDS encoding RidA family protein, protein MTELTRIPAPDGVAPATQYSHVVLGTGRFVAISGQVALDEDGRLVGVGDPAAQALQVFENLRRCLAAAGATFDDVVKLTYFVTDMAHMPAIRAARAAHIPDDGLPAASAVQVASLVRPEFLLEIEAFAVIPA, encoded by the coding sequence ATGACCGAGCTGACCAGGATCCCCGCCCCCGACGGAGTCGCCCCCGCCACCCAGTACAGCCACGTCGTCCTGGGCACCGGCCGCTTCGTCGCGATCTCCGGCCAGGTCGCCCTGGACGAGGACGGCAGGCTCGTCGGCGTAGGCGACCCGGCCGCCCAGGCCCTCCAGGTCTTCGAGAACCTCCGCCGCTGCCTGGCCGCCGCCGGCGCGACCTTCGACGACGTCGTCAAACTCACCTATTTCGTCACGGACATGGCCCACATGCCCGCAATCCGCGCGGCCCGAGCCGCCCACATACCCGACGACGGCCTCCCGGCCGCCTCCGCCGTGCAGGTCGCCTCGCTGGTCCGGCCCGAATTCCTGCTGGAGATCGAGGCGTTCGCAGTGATACCCGCGTGA
- a CDS encoding 3-hydroxyacyl-CoA dehydrogenase family protein, whose product MATPLSDTPLSPLKTIAVIGLGTMGTGIAEVLAKAGREVVGIDISEAAAARSVAALESSTARAVERGRLTEQERADVLARVRTSTDLRSAADAELVIEVAPESYEIKHQIFRELDGIVRPETILATGTNALSVTRLAADSAHPERVLGLHFFNPAPAMRLVEVVSSVLTAPTAVDAVTNLALDLGKEPVAVGDRPGFVADGLLFGYLNQAAAMYEAKYASREDIDAAMKLGCGLPMGPLTLLDLIGIDTARTVLEAMYAASHDRLHAPAPILKQLSEAGLTGRKSGRGFYTYEAEGSASVVRDTLTPLTGDLDTPGRPVRSVGVAGSGTMASGIAEVFAKAGYEVVLAARSEEKAQAAKARIGKSLSRSVDKGRMTAEAAAQTLDRIAPAGSYDSFGDVDLAVEAVAEDLEIKQQLFATLDKVCKPGAVLATTTSSLPVVACARATSRPQDVIGMHFFNPAPAMKLVEVVRTVLTAEDVHSTVHEVCVKIKKHAVDCGDRAGFIVNALLFPYLNNAIKMVQEHYASLDDIDAAMKLGGGYPMGPFELLDVVGLDVSLAIENVLHREFRDPGLAPAPLLEHLVAAGCLGRKTGRGFREYARR is encoded by the coding sequence ATGGCCACTCCCCTGTCCGACACCCCTCTGTCCCCGCTCAAGACCATTGCCGTCATCGGCCTCGGCACGATGGGCACCGGCATCGCCGAGGTCCTCGCCAAGGCCGGCCGCGAGGTCGTCGGCATCGACATCAGCGAGGCCGCGGCCGCCCGGTCCGTCGCCGCCCTGGAGTCCTCGACCGCCCGCGCGGTGGAGCGCGGCCGGCTGACCGAGCAGGAGCGCGCCGATGTCCTGGCCCGCGTCCGCACCTCCACCGATCTGCGGTCCGCGGCCGACGCGGAGCTGGTCATCGAGGTGGCTCCGGAGTCGTACGAGATCAAGCACCAGATCTTCCGTGAACTCGACGGGATCGTCCGGCCCGAGACGATCCTGGCGACCGGCACCAACGCCCTCTCCGTCACCCGGCTGGCCGCCGACTCGGCCCACCCGGAGCGCGTGCTGGGCCTGCACTTCTTCAACCCGGCCCCGGCGATGCGCCTGGTCGAGGTCGTCTCGTCCGTGCTGACCGCGCCCACCGCCGTCGACGCGGTCACCAACCTCGCCCTGGACCTCGGCAAGGAGCCCGTCGCGGTCGGCGACCGTCCCGGATTCGTCGCGGACGGGCTGCTGTTCGGCTACCTCAACCAGGCCGCCGCGATGTACGAGGCCAAGTACGCCTCCCGCGAGGACATCGATGCCGCGATGAAGCTCGGCTGCGGACTGCCGATGGGCCCGCTCACGCTGCTGGACCTGATCGGCATCGACACCGCCCGTACGGTCCTGGAGGCCATGTACGCCGCCTCCCACGACCGCCTGCACGCCCCCGCCCCGATCCTCAAGCAGCTCAGCGAGGCGGGCCTGACCGGCCGCAAGTCGGGCCGCGGCTTCTACACCTACGAGGCTGAGGGCAGCGCGAGCGTCGTGCGCGACACGCTCACCCCGCTGACCGGCGACCTGGACACCCCAGGCCGACCGGTCCGTTCCGTCGGTGTCGCCGGTTCCGGCACCATGGCGTCCGGTATCGCCGAGGTCTTCGCCAAGGCCGGGTACGAGGTCGTCCTCGCCGCCCGCAGCGAGGAGAAGGCACAGGCCGCCAAGGCCCGTATCGGCAAGTCGCTTTCGCGCTCTGTCGACAAGGGCCGGATGACCGCGGAGGCCGCCGCGCAGACCCTGGACCGGATCGCCCCGGCGGGCTCGTACGACTCCTTCGGCGATGTCGACCTGGCCGTGGAGGCGGTCGCCGAGGACCTGGAGATCAAGCAGCAGCTGTTCGCGACGCTGGACAAGGTCTGCAAGCCGGGCGCGGTCCTCGCGACGACGACCTCCTCACTGCCGGTCGTTGCCTGCGCCCGCGCGACCTCGCGCCCGCAGGACGTGATCGGCATGCACTTCTTCAACCCGGCACCGGCGATGAAGCTGGTCGAGGTGGTCCGTACGGTGCTCACGGCCGAGGACGTCCACTCGACGGTTCACGAGGTCTGCGTCAAGATCAAGAAGCATGCGGTGGACTGCGGCGACCGAGCCGGCTTCATCGTCAACGCCTTGCTCTTCCCGTACCTCAACAACGCGATCAAGATGGTGCAGGAGCACTATGCGTCTCTTGACGACATCGACGCGGCGATGAAGCTGGGCGGCGGCTACCCGATGGGCCCCTTCGAGCTGCTGGACGTCGTGGGGCTTGACGTCTCGCTGGCCATCGAGAATGTCCTGCACCGCGAGTTCCGCGACCCGGGCCTTGCCCCGGCGCCGCTCCTGGAGCACCTGGTGGCCGCGGGCTGCCTCGGCCGCAAGACGGGCCGCGGCTTCCGCGAATATGCCCGGCGTTGA
- a CDS encoding adenylosuccinate lyase, which produces MDEELRSVTERLRQESAASAAYEHLVVTDDHDELAGVLTAPGQPLWARELAAFRLGLAGDRRAFEALVLLLNHRDPQRCASAAHALARLGDPRTARAAAALATNELRVAYALHPVRLLTALRAPESVPALITTLERRLRPHDPYRRVALACVDGLGTLGDPRARPVLKEALAHPALAEAAVRALARIPEEG; this is translated from the coding sequence ATGGACGAAGAGTTGCGATCAGTCACGGAGCGCTTACGGCAGGAGTCGGCGGCATCGGCGGCGTACGAGCACCTCGTCGTCACCGACGACCACGACGAACTGGCCGGTGTGCTCACCGCGCCCGGACAGCCGCTGTGGGCCAGGGAGTTGGCGGCCTTCCGGCTGGGGCTGGCCGGTGATCGCCGCGCCTTCGAGGCTCTCGTCCTCCTTCTCAACCACCGCGACCCCCAGCGCTGCGCCTCCGCCGCCCACGCCCTGGCCCGCCTCGGCGACCCCCGCACCGCCCGGGCGGCAGCCGCCCTCGCCACCAACGAACTCCGCGTCGCCTACGCCCTCCACCCGGTACGCCTCCTCACCGCCCTCCGCGCCCCCGAATCCGTACCCGCCCTCATCACCACCCTGGAACGACGCCTCCGCCCTCACGACCCCTACCGCAGGGTCGCCCTCGCCTGCGTAGACGGCCTTGGCACCCTCGGCGACCCCCGCGCGAGACCCGTCCTGAAAGAAGCCCTGGCGCATCCCGCCCTCGCGGAGGCGGCGGTACGGGCGCTGGCACGGATCCCCGAGGAGGGGTGA
- a CDS encoding protein meaA, with amino-acid sequence MTERQKDRPWLMRTYAGHSTAEASNELYRRNLAKGQTGLSVAFDLPTQTGYDPDHILARGEVGRVGVPVSHVGDMRRLFQDIPLEQMNTSMTINATAMWLLALYQVVAEEQGADITQLQGTTQNDIVKEYLSRGTHVFPPGPSLRLTTDMIAYTVSHIPKWNPINICSYHLQEAGATPVQEIAYAMSTAIAVLDAVRDSGQVPQERMGDVVARISFFVNAGVRFIEEMCKMRAFGRIWDEITRERYGIENPKQRRFRYGVQVNSLGLTEAQPENNVQRIVLEMLAVTLSKDARARAVQLPAWNEALGLPRPWDQQWSLRIQQVLAHESNLLEYEDIFEGSHVIEAKVVKLVEESLAEIDRIQEMGGAMAAVESGYLKSQLVASHAERRARIESGREKIVGVNIYESTEPNPLTADLDAAIHTVDPAVEARVVNALAHWRDTRYQPPFNHPRPCKALEKLKEAAKGTANLMEATLECARAGVTTGEWAGALREVFGEFRAPTGVSSAPVAVTAEEGTAMALVRRRVDETARDLGVGKLRFLVGKPGLDGHSNGAEQIAVRARDAGFEVVYQGIRLTPEQIVDAALAEDVHAVGLSILSGSHAQLVPDVLERLHVAGATEIPVIAGGIIPNGDAEQLRAAGVAAVFTPKDFDITGIIGRIVDEIRKANKLDPLEVPA; translated from the coding sequence ATGACTGAGCGTCAGAAGGACCGGCCGTGGCTCATGCGGACCTATGCCGGTCACTCCACCGCCGAGGCGTCCAACGAGTTGTACCGGCGCAACCTCGCCAAGGGCCAGACGGGTCTGTCGGTGGCGTTCGACCTGCCGACGCAGACCGGCTACGACCCGGACCACATCCTCGCCCGTGGCGAGGTCGGCCGGGTCGGGGTCCCGGTGTCGCACGTCGGTGACATGCGCCGGCTGTTCCAGGACATCCCCCTGGAGCAGATGAACACCTCGATGACGATCAACGCCACCGCCATGTGGCTGCTGGCGCTCTATCAGGTCGTCGCGGAGGAGCAGGGTGCCGACATCACCCAGCTCCAGGGGACGACCCAGAACGACATCGTCAAGGAGTACCTGTCGCGGGGGACGCATGTGTTCCCGCCGGGGCCGTCGCTCCGCCTGACGACGGACATGATCGCGTACACGGTCTCCCACATCCCCAAGTGGAACCCGATCAACATCTGCAGCTACCACCTGCAGGAGGCGGGCGCCACGCCGGTGCAGGAGATCGCGTACGCGATGTCCACCGCCATCGCCGTGCTCGACGCCGTGCGCGACAGCGGCCAGGTGCCGCAGGAACGCATGGGCGATGTCGTCGCCCGTATCTCCTTCTTCGTGAACGCGGGCGTCCGCTTCATCGAGGAGATGTGCAAGATGCGGGCGTTCGGCCGGATCTGGGACGAGATCACGCGCGAGCGGTACGGCATCGAGAACCCCAAGCAGCGCCGTTTCCGGTACGGCGTCCAGGTCAACTCCCTCGGCCTGACCGAGGCGCAGCCGGAGAACAACGTCCAGCGGATCGTGCTGGAGATGCTGGCCGTGACCCTCTCGAAGGACGCACGCGCGCGTGCCGTCCAACTCCCCGCCTGGAACGAGGCATTGGGTCTGCCCCGCCCCTGGGACCAGCAGTGGTCGCTGCGCATCCAGCAGGTGCTCGCCCATGAGAGCAACCTGCTGGAGTACGAGGACATCTTCGAGGGCTCGCACGTCATCGAGGCGAAGGTCGTGAAGCTCGTCGAGGAGTCCCTCGCGGAGATCGACCGGATCCAGGAGATGGGCGGCGCGATGGCCGCCGTCGAGTCGGGCTATCTCAAGTCGCAGCTCGTGGCGTCCCACGCGGAGCGCCGTGCTCGTATCGAGTCCGGCCGGGAGAAGATCGTCGGCGTCAACATCTACGAGTCGACCGAACCGAACCCGCTCACGGCCGACCTCGACGCCGCGATCCATACGGTCGACCCCGCTGTCGAGGCGCGCGTCGTGAACGCCCTGGCGCACTGGCGTGACACCCGCTACCAGCCGCCCTTCAACCACCCGCGCCCCTGCAAGGCGCTGGAGAAGCTGAAGGAGGCCGCGAAGGGCACCGCCAACCTCATGGAGGCCACCCTGGAGTGCGCCCGCGCCGGGGTCACGACCGGCGAGTGGGCCGGGGCCCTGCGCGAGGTGTTCGGCGAGTTCCGGGCACCGACGGGCGTGTCCTCCGCGCCGGTCGCGGTGACCGCCGAGGAGGGCACCGCGATGGCGCTCGTCCGCCGCCGGGTGGACGAGACCGCCCGTGACCTCGGTGTCGGCAAGCTCCGCTTCCTGGTCGGCAAGCCGGGCCTGGACGGGCACTCCAACGGCGCCGAGCAGATCGCCGTACGCGCGCGTGACGCCGGCTTCGAAGTGGTGTACCAGGGCATCCGGCTCACGCCGGAGCAGATCGTGGACGCCGCCCTCGCCGAGGACGTGCACGCGGTGGGCCTGTCGATCCTCTCCGGGTCGCACGCTCAGCTGGTGCCGGACGTGCTGGAACGCCTCCATGTGGCCGGTGCCACAGAGATACCTGTCATCGCCGGTGGGATCATCCCCAATGGCGACGCCGAGCAGCTGAGGGCGGCGGGTGTGGCCGCCGTCTTCACCCCGAAGGACTTCGACATCACCGGAATCATCGGCCGCATCGTCGACGAGATCCGGAAAGCGAACAAGCTCGACCCCCTGGAGGTCCCCGCATGA
- a CDS encoding TetR family transcriptional regulator, with translation MPQPAKSSRTPATPPDAPESAAGSRAAAQRLKMRRELAAAAMELFATKGYEATTVDEIAARAGVARRTFFRHFRSKEEAIFPDHDDTLIRAEAVLNAAPAHEHPLDTVCRGIKEVMRMYAARPEISVARYKLTREVPTLREAEIASVARYERLFTRYLLGHFDEHAHDDDANDDPLLAEVAASAVVTAHNHVLRRWLRAGAQGDVEAQLDHAFAIVRRTFGTGIGAGRSTTTKPAAATVSTQGEVLVTVARTDAPLDEVMRTIEQALKEH, from the coding sequence ATGCCCCAGCCCGCCAAGTCCTCACGTACACCAGCCACGCCGCCCGACGCGCCGGAGAGTGCCGCGGGCAGCCGTGCCGCGGCCCAGCGGCTCAAGATGCGCCGGGAACTGGCGGCCGCGGCGATGGAGCTGTTCGCGACCAAGGGGTACGAGGCGACCACCGTCGACGAGATCGCGGCCCGGGCCGGGGTCGCCCGCCGTACGTTCTTCCGGCACTTCCGCTCCAAGGAAGAGGCGATCTTCCCCGACCACGACGACACGTTGATCCGTGCCGAGGCGGTCCTCAATGCCGCGCCGGCGCACGAGCACCCGCTCGACACGGTGTGCCGCGGCATCAAGGAAGTCATGCGGATGTACGCGGCCCGGCCGGAGATCTCGGTCGCCCGCTACAAGCTCACGCGCGAGGTGCCCACCCTGCGTGAGGCGGAGATCGCCTCGGTGGCCCGCTACGAGCGTCTGTTCACCCGCTATCTCCTGGGCCACTTCGACGAGCACGCGCACGACGACGACGCCAACGACGATCCGCTCCTTGCGGAGGTCGCCGCGTCCGCCGTCGTCACCGCCCACAACCATGTGCTGCGGCGCTGGCTGCGGGCCGGAGCCCAGGGCGACGTCGAGGCACAGCTGGACCACGCCTTCGCGATCGTACGGAGGACGTTCGGCACGGGCATCGGAGCCGGGCGCAGCACGACCACGAAGCCTGCCGCCGCGACGGTGTCCACGCAGGGCGAGGTGCTGGTGACGGTCGCCCGCACGGACGCACCGCTGGACGAAGTCATGCGCACCATCGAGCAGGCCCTCAAGGAGCACTGA